The nucleotide window GCGCGCGGACGGCGGCCAGCTCGGCGAGATCGTGCAGCAGAACGTCTTCGGGAAGATCAACTTCGGCTTCGTGGCCGACGGTCGGCAGATCGGCGCCATCAAGGCGGAGAACTGGCGGGCCTGGAACTTCTCCGTCGTCGACCACACCGACACCGAGGTCGCCCGGATCACCAAGACCTGGGAGGGGCTGGCCAAGGCGGTCTTCACCACGGCCGACAACTACGTGCTCCAGATCCACCGCCCACTGGCCGATCCGCTGCTGAGCATGGTGGTCGCCTCCGCGCTCACCGTGGACACCGCGCTGAAGCAGGACAGCCGCTGACCATGGGCGGCGACCGGGTGCTGGGGGTCGACTCCGGTGGCTCCGGCGTGCGGATCACGCTGGCCGCGCTGCCCGCGCCGGGCGAGCCGGTGACGGCCGATCCGGCGTTCACCCGTGCCGTGTCCGATCCGGTGCCCGTCGGTCCGCGCGGCCTCGACGCCGAGCGGCTGCTGGCCCATGTCCTCCCAGTGGCCGAGGAGTTGACGGCGCGGGCCGGACGGCCCCGGATCGCCGCCGCCACGATCGGCGCCGCCGGGCTGGCCTCCCTCGGCACCGCGGTGCGTGAACGGCTCCCGGCCGCGCTGCGGAACGGCCTCGGGGTGGGCCGGCTGGCGCTGGCGGCCGACGCGGTGACCGCCTACGCCGGAGCGCTGGGCGTGCGGCGCGGGGTGGTGGTCGCGGCCGGGACGGGGCTGGTCGCGCTCGGCGCCGAACCGGGCGGCGGGGGGTGGCGGCGCGCCGACGGCTGGGGACACCTGCTCGGCGACTGCGGCGGCGGTGCCTGGATCGGCCGGGCCGGTCTGGAGGCGGCGTTGCGCGCCCACGACGGGCGCCCGGAGGGCTCGGCGGCGCTGCTGGACCGGCTGACCGCGCGCTTCGGCCCGGCGCCGGAGTTGCCGGGGACGCTCTATCCGCGCGCCGACCGGGCGGCGGTGCTGGCGTCGTTCGCCCCCGAGGTGGGGCGGTGCGCGGCGCACGACCCGGTGGCGGCGCGGATCCTGCGGCAGGCGGCCCGCCATCTGCTGGACGCGGCGGCGGCGGTGCGGCCGGAGCCGGTACGGACCGGGGACGGGTGGGAACTGGCGCTCACCGGCGGGCTGTTGAACCTCGGCGAGCCGCTGCTCGGCCCGGTGCGCGAGCTGGCGCCGCACGCGGCGCCCGGGGCACGACTGGTGGCGGCCGACGGCGATCCGCTGCTGGGCGCGGTGCGGATCGCGGCGGCGCTGGCGCACGGCGGGCCGATGCTGCCGGCCGACCCCCGGCTGCTGACGCTGCACTGAACCGGGGCCGCCCGCCCGCACGTTGCCGACGATCCGGACCAAACGGGACCTTCCGCAGCACCACGCCACCCGCCCGAACACCGGAACGCACAAAACCGTTAGCATGCGAGGCCATGAGCTCAGCCACTGGCCCCGCACCTGGCCTGCCCGTACGAATGCCGCGTCCACGACAGCCTGGACGGCACCGGCGGCCGGAGCCGCTGGCCGCCCCGCAGGGCGCGCCCGCCCTGGTCCTCGCCGTCCCCGGCGCCCCCTCCGCCGCGATCCGCTCGCTCGTCGAGGAGGTCGTGAGCATAGCCCGTTCCGAACTGTCCGGGCTGGACGCGCGGATCGGGTACCTGGACGCCCCCGGGGAGGACGAGGCGTTCCCGGCGCTGCGTGACGTGCTGGCCGGGGCCGGTGCCGAGGAGCGGGAGGACGGCGTCCCGGCGGCGGTCGTCGTGCCGCTGCTGGCCGGGCCGGAGCCGGCGGTGCTGGCCCGGGTGGCGCAGGCGGTCGCGGACAGCGGGGTGACCGCGGAGGTGACCGACGCGCTCGGTCCGCACCCGCTGCTCGCCGAGGCGCTGCACGTACGGCTCTCCGAGGCCGGGCTGGCCCGCGCGGACCGGGCCCGGCTGTTCACCGTGGCCACCGCGGCCGACGGCATCGTGCTGGTCACCACCGGCGGCCAGGAGGCGGTGTCGGCGGCCGGTGTCACCGGGTTGCTGCTGGCCGCGCGGCTCGCGGTGCCGGTGCTGGCGGCCGGGCTCGACGTGGACGGCTCGGTCGCCGCCGTCGCCGAGCAGCTGCGGGCCTCCGGCTCGACCCGGCTGGCGCTGGCGCCCTGCGTGGTCGGCCCCGAACTCCCCGAGGGGCTGCTGGCCTCCGCCGCCGAGCAGGCCGGCTGCGACA belongs to Streptantibioticus cattleyicolor NRRL 8057 = DSM 46488 and includes:
- a CDS encoding N-acetylglucosamine kinase, translating into MGGDRVLGVDSGGSGVRITLAALPAPGEPVTADPAFTRAVSDPVPVGPRGLDAERLLAHVLPVAEELTARAGRPRIAAATIGAAGLASLGTAVRERLPAALRNGLGVGRLALAADAVTAYAGALGVRRGVVVAAGTGLVALGAEPGGGGWRRADGWGHLLGDCGGGAWIGRAGLEAALRAHDGRPEGSAALLDRLTARFGPAPELPGTLYPRADRAAVLASFAPEVGRCAAHDPVAARILRQAARHLLDAAAAVRPEPVRTGDGWELALTGGLLNLGEPLLGPVRELAPHAAPGARLVAADGDPLLGAVRIAAALAHGGPMLPADPRLLTLH
- a CDS encoding sirohydrochlorin chelatase; the protein is MSSATGPAPGLPVRMPRPRQPGRHRRPEPLAAPQGAPALVLAVPGAPSAAIRSLVEEVVSIARSELSGLDARIGYLDAPGEDEAFPALRDVLAGAGAEEREDGVPAAVVVPLLAGPEPAVLARVAQAVADSGVTAEVTDALGPHPLLAEALHVRLSEAGLARADRARLFTVATAADGIVLVTTGGQEAVSAAGVTGLLLAARLAVPVLAAGLDVDGSVAAVAEQLRASGSTRLALAPCVVGPELPEGLLASAAEQAGCDTCEPLGAYPAVGKLVLAKYTTVLGLAPQAPQSAPAH